The Vulpes vulpes isolate BD-2025 chromosome 8, VulVul3, whole genome shotgun sequence genome has a window encoding:
- the NRAS gene encoding GTPase NRas, which produces MTEYKLVVVGAGGVGKSALTIQLIQNHFVDEYDPTIEDSYRKQVVIDGETCLLDILDTAGQEEYSAMRDQYMRTGEGFLCVFAINNSKSFADINLYREQIKRVKDSDDVPMVLVGNKCDLPTRTVDTKQAHELAKSYGIPFIETSAKTRQGVEDAFYTLVREIRQYRMKKLNSSDDGTQGCMGLPCVVM; this is translated from the exons ATGACTGAGTACAAACTGGTGGTGGTTGGAGCAGGTGGTGTTGGGAAAAGCGCACTGACAATCCAGCTAATCCAGAACCACTTTGTAGATGAATATGATCCCACTATAGAG GATTCTTACCGAAAACAGGTGGTTATAGACGGTGAAACCTGTCTGTTGGATATACTGGATACAGCTGGTCAAGAAGAGTACAGTGCCATGAGAGACCAATACATGAGGACAGGCGAAGGCTTCCTCTGTGTATTTGCCATCAATAATAGCAAATCATTTGCAGACATTAACCTCTACAG ggaacagATTAAGCGAGTAAAAGATTCAGATGATGTACCTATGGTGCTAGTAGGAAACAAGTGTGATTTGCCAACAAGGACAGTTGACACAAAACAAGCCCATGAACTGGCCAAGAGTTATGGGATTCCATTCATTGAAACCTCAGCCAAGACCAGACAG GGTGTCGAGGATGCCTTTTACACACTGGTAAGAGAAATACGTCAGTACCGAATGAAGAAACTCAACAGCAGTGATGATGGGACTCAAGGTTGTATGGGGTTACCATGTGTAGTGATGTAA